From a single Kingella potus genomic region:
- the cas1 gene encoding type II CRISPR-associated endonuclease Cas1: MTWRSIVISRPARLSLQQRHLLIRQDEEIPVPLEDIAVIVVESREVVLTAPLLSALAEHGISLLTCDEQFLPCGQWLPFAQYHRCLKILKLQMEMTQPQKKQFWQQIVKQKIRNQAWVSDYSGHDLAAGRLNALADSVKSGDKGYAESQAAALYFRVLFGDEFTRNAENGINACLNYGYSIVRSAVARALVQYGFLPALGLHHRSELNAFNLADDFIEPYRQIVDLWTYEQMLSGSLPDTLTPTAKQQLVSLLYHQIGLNGRRFTLLAVIDRTIQSFQTALTGDGAKTLKLPEMLPLQVQDYE, translated from the coding sequence ATGACTTGGCGCAGCATCGTTATCAGCAGACCCGCCCGCTTGTCGCTGCAACAGCGGCACTTGCTGATCCGGCAGGACGAGGAGATTCCCGTGCCGCTGGAAGATATTGCCGTGATTGTGGTCGAGTCGCGCGAGGTGGTGCTGACCGCGCCGCTGCTGTCTGCTTTGGCGGAACACGGCATCAGCCTGCTGACCTGCGACGAGCAGTTTCTGCCTTGCGGCCAATGGCTGCCGTTTGCGCAATACCACCGCTGCCTGAAAATCCTGAAATTGCAGATGGAGATGACGCAGCCGCAGAAAAAACAGTTTTGGCAGCAGATTGTGAAGCAAAAAATCCGCAATCAGGCTTGGGTGTCGGATTACAGCGGCCACGATCTCGCGGCAGGCCGTCTGAATGCTTTGGCAGACAGCGTCAAATCGGGCGACAAAGGCTATGCCGAAAGCCAAGCCGCCGCGCTGTATTTCAGGGTGTTGTTCGGCGACGAGTTCACCCGCAACGCCGAAAACGGTATCAATGCCTGCCTGAATTACGGTTACAGCATCGTCCGCTCCGCCGTGGCGCGGGCGCTGGTGCAATACGGCTTTCTGCCCGCTCTAGGGCTGCACCACCGCAGCGAGCTGAATGCCTTTAATCTGGCCGACGACTTTATCGAGCCGTATCGGCAAATTGTTGATTTGTGGACTTATGAACAGATGCTTTCAGGTAGCCTGCCCGACACGCTGACGCCTACCGCCAAGCAGCAACTGGTATCGTTGCTTTACCATCAAATCGGCCTGAACGGGCGCAGGTTTACCCTGCTTGCGGTAATCGACCGCACCATCCAGTCTTTTCAGACAGCCTTAACCGGCGACGGGGCGAAAACCTTAAAGCTGCCTGAAATGCTGCCTTTACAGGTGCAGGATTATGAGTGA
- the cas2 gene encoding CRISPR-associated endonuclease Cas2 encodes MSEAKFMRLIVFFDLPVTTAEKRKAANRFRQFLQKDGYQMLQLSVYSRIVRGRDALQKHHNRLQANLPEEGQVRYLEVTEKQYAGMTMLIGTPKTREKKVNADQLLLF; translated from the coding sequence ATGAGTGAGGCCAAATTTATGCGTTTGATCGTGTTTTTCGACCTGCCCGTAACCACAGCCGAGAAGCGCAAAGCCGCCAACCGCTTCCGCCAGTTTCTGCAAAAAGACGGCTATCAGATGCTGCAATTGTCGGTGTATTCACGCATCGTACGCGGCCGCGATGCGTTGCAAAAACACCACAACCGCTTGCAGGCCAACCTGCCCGAAGAGGGACAGGTGCGCTATTTGGAGGTTACCGAGAAGCAGTATGCGGGCATGACCATGCTAATCGGCACACCGAAAACGCGTGAAAAAAAGGTCAATGCCGACCAACTTTTGCTGTTTTGA